A genome region from Tenebrio molitor chromosome 4, icTenMoli1.1, whole genome shotgun sequence includes the following:
- the LOC138129889 gene encoding PP2C-like domain-containing protein CG9801 isoform X1, which yields MPSLRKRVSSYFRQLSFHNEPRDKRHNINENSFVTKYLQGHSTLREGPPIIYGKNPTDLPNYELGEYETGHSSILGCYSGPNGGLTTVRRTEKHLSVPDPDIDFIDTQDENVLPAEKKSPKRPKGQPVDNTTMVIKVAGQEYCVTNRTKKRHSKSHSLGSISDFTLEIETTKIDKDFYNSANNNSSEVCCKNVEKANDSTDDSAGSNDSRGQHRFNLAKSKSEGNPFHHKKRGKIIKVAQRASSRGGEDPSDPSALAPADDSSLPEEWSRKSELVYGVSDSLYDRNQVTDNKNGDPIADCFGVISRQNSAIVAVADGVNWGEKASIAAKSAVHGSLHYLNKTIFNDTRPFDSLTIKGDETSGPSAGFSNRVANTREIFVCLLRAFSCAHDLILENQGMLTTLTVAVVLPLKRRDDAQRYVCCVCNVGDTLAYVYSQRHGLRELTKGSHDINCNRDMRDALGALGPVDGINPELSNLTLSVTTLNKGDIVMVASDGLTDNFDPNVCRFTVNSRLGEAPSRVRRTPSTTEPPVKPPRRSQNKNAPTRGAARAVTVAENKTSSLRKQISSQQKQETSKTANKSDTAQGYKFLRSKTTIEVRAGSGGISRQIARNEDGIPYVTPLQRYELQLLLIEDVLKNGISGRDQPCTTAKKLCENLVSFTFSITSAKRHTLEDQELYFDNRNGVLVEVSQQEKKIRRKRGLEKVQNLPGKLDHVTVVAWNVGNCQ from the exons ATGCCATCGCTAAGGAAACGAGTTTCGAGTTACTTTAGGCAGCTGAGCTTCCACAACGAACCCCGCGACAAAAGACACAACATAAACGAGAATTCCTTTGTGACAAAGTATCTCCAAGG CCACTCGACGCTGCGGGAGGGCCCCCCGATCATCTACGGCAAGAACCCGACCGATCTGCCCAACTATGAGCTCGGCGAGTACGAGACAGGCCACTCTTCCATCCTCGGCTGCTACTCGGGCCCCAACGGGGGCCTGACGACCGTGCGCCGCACCGAGAAGCACCTGTCGGTGCCCGACCCCGACATCGACTTCATCGACACCCAAGACGAGAACG TACTCCCGGCAGAGAAAAAGTCGCCAAAGCGGCCGAAAGGCCAGCCCGTCGATAACACGACGATGGTGATCAAGGTGGCCGGGCAGGAGTACTGCGTCACCAACCGCACGAAAAAGCGGCACAGTAAGAGTCACAGTTTGGGCAGCATATCAGATTTCACTTTGGAAATTGAAACGACCAAAATCGATAAAGACTTTTATAATAGCGCTAACAATAATTCGAGCGAGGTTTGCTGTAAGAACGTCGAAAAGGCGAACGATAGCACCGACGACAGTGCGGGTAGTAACGATAGTAGAGGGCAGCACAGGTTTAATTTGGCCAAGTCGAAAAGCGAGGGGAATCCTTTCCACCACAAAAAGAGGGGGAAAATTATCAAGGTCGCACAAAGGGCCAGTTCACGGG GTGGGGAGGACCCTAGCGACCCGTCCGCCTTGGCCCCCGCCGACGACTCGTCCCTCCCCGAGGAGTGGAGCAGGAAGTCGGAGCTGGTGTACGGCGTGTCCGACTCGCTGTACGACCGGAACCAGGTGACAGACAACAAAAATGGCGACCCGATCGCCGATTGTTTCGGTGTAATCTCTCGTCAGAACTCGGCAATCGTCGCCGTCGCCGACGGGGTCAACTGGGGCGAGAAGGCGAGCATCGCCGCCAAGTCCGCCGTCCACGGCAGCCTCCACTATCTCAACAAGACGATCTTCAACGACACTCGACCGTTCGACAGTCTCACCATCAAAGGAGACGAAACGTCGGGTCCGTCCGCAGGTTTCTCCAATCGCGTCGCCAACACGCGCGAGATCTTCGTGTGTCTGTTGAGGGCGTTCAGCTGCGCGCACGACCTCATCCTCGAGAACCAGGGCATGTTGACGACCTTGACTGTGGCGGTGGTGCTGCCGTTGAAGCGTCGCGACGACGCTCAGCGGTACGTGTGTTGCGTGTGCAACGTGGGGGACACGCTCGCGTACGTCTACTCCCAAAGGCACGGCCTGCGGGAGCTGACCAAGGGCTCCCACGACATCAACTGCAACAGGGACATGAGGGACGCGCTCGGGGCCTTGGGACCGGTCGACGGCATCAACCCGGAACTCAGCAACTTGACTCTCAGCGTCACGACCCTCAACAAAGGGGACATCGTCATGGTGGCGAGCGACGGCCTCACGGACAACTTCGACCCGAACGTGTGTCGCTTCACCGTGAACAGTCGCCTGGGGGAGGCGCCATCGCGCGTCAGACGCACCCCCAGCACGACCGAGCCACCGGTAAAGCCCCCGAGGCGGTCCCAAAACAAGAACGCGCCCACGAGAGGCGCGGCTAGGGCGGTGACCGTGGCCGAGAACAAGACCAGCAGTCTGCGGAAGCAGATCTCTAGTCAGCAGAAGCAAGAGACGTCGAAGACGGCGAACAAGAGCGACACAGCACAAGGGTACAAGTTCTTGCGGTCGAAGACCACGATCGAGGTGAGGGCCGGGTCGGGAGGGATCTCGAGGCAGATCGCGCGAAACGAGGACGGGATCCCGTATGTGACGCCCCTCCAGCGATACGAACTGCAGTTGCTGTTGATCGAAGACGTGCTCAAAAACGGGATCAGTGGACGGGACCAACCGTGCACGACGGCGAAGAAGTTGTGCGAGAATCTCGTCAGTTTCACGTTCAGTATAACTTCGGCGAAACGACACACCCTGGAGGACCAAGAGTTGTATTTCGACAACCGAAATGGGGTGTTGGTGGAGGTGTCGCAACAAGAGAAGAAGATCAGGAGAAAACGAGGTCTGGAGAAGGTCCAGAATTTACCCGGGAAGTTGGATCACGTCACGGTGGTGGCGTGGAACGTCGGCAATTGTCAATAA
- the LOC138129889 gene encoding PP2C-like domain-containing protein CG9801 isoform X2, with amino-acid sequence MPSLRKRVSSYFRQLSFHNEPRDKRHNINENSFVTKYLQGHSTLREGPPIIYGKNPTDLPNYELGEYETGHSSILGCYSGPNGGLTTVRRTEKHLSVPDPDIDFIDTQDENVLPAEKKSPKRPKGQPVDNTTMVIKVAGQEYCVTNRTKKRHSGEDPSDPSALAPADDSSLPEEWSRKSELVYGVSDSLYDRNQVTDNKNGDPIADCFGVISRQNSAIVAVADGVNWGEKASIAAKSAVHGSLHYLNKTIFNDTRPFDSLTIKGDETSGPSAGFSNRVANTREIFVCLLRAFSCAHDLILENQGMLTTLTVAVVLPLKRRDDAQRYVCCVCNVGDTLAYVYSQRHGLRELTKGSHDINCNRDMRDALGALGPVDGINPELSNLTLSVTTLNKGDIVMVASDGLTDNFDPNVCRFTVNSRLGEAPSRVRRTPSTTEPPVKPPRRSQNKNAPTRGAARAVTVAENKTSSLRKQISSQQKQETSKTANKSDTAQGYKFLRSKTTIEVRAGSGGISRQIARNEDGIPYVTPLQRYELQLLLIEDVLKNGISGRDQPCTTAKKLCENLVSFTFSITSAKRHTLEDQELYFDNRNGVLVEVSQQEKKIRRKRGLEKVQNLPGKLDHVTVVAWNVGNCQ; translated from the exons ATGCCATCGCTAAGGAAACGAGTTTCGAGTTACTTTAGGCAGCTGAGCTTCCACAACGAACCCCGCGACAAAAGACACAACATAAACGAGAATTCCTTTGTGACAAAGTATCTCCAAGG CCACTCGACGCTGCGGGAGGGCCCCCCGATCATCTACGGCAAGAACCCGACCGATCTGCCCAACTATGAGCTCGGCGAGTACGAGACAGGCCACTCTTCCATCCTCGGCTGCTACTCGGGCCCCAACGGGGGCCTGACGACCGTGCGCCGCACCGAGAAGCACCTGTCGGTGCCCGACCCCGACATCGACTTCATCGACACCCAAGACGAGAACG TACTCCCGGCAGAGAAAAAGTCGCCAAAGCGGCCGAAAGGCCAGCCCGTCGATAACACGACGATGGTGATCAAGGTGGCCGGGCAGGAGTACTGCGTCACCAACCGCACGAAAAAGCGGCACA GTGGGGAGGACCCTAGCGACCCGTCCGCCTTGGCCCCCGCCGACGACTCGTCCCTCCCCGAGGAGTGGAGCAGGAAGTCGGAGCTGGTGTACGGCGTGTCCGACTCGCTGTACGACCGGAACCAGGTGACAGACAACAAAAATGGCGACCCGATCGCCGATTGTTTCGGTGTAATCTCTCGTCAGAACTCGGCAATCGTCGCCGTCGCCGACGGGGTCAACTGGGGCGAGAAGGCGAGCATCGCCGCCAAGTCCGCCGTCCACGGCAGCCTCCACTATCTCAACAAGACGATCTTCAACGACACTCGACCGTTCGACAGTCTCACCATCAAAGGAGACGAAACGTCGGGTCCGTCCGCAGGTTTCTCCAATCGCGTCGCCAACACGCGCGAGATCTTCGTGTGTCTGTTGAGGGCGTTCAGCTGCGCGCACGACCTCATCCTCGAGAACCAGGGCATGTTGACGACCTTGACTGTGGCGGTGGTGCTGCCGTTGAAGCGTCGCGACGACGCTCAGCGGTACGTGTGTTGCGTGTGCAACGTGGGGGACACGCTCGCGTACGTCTACTCCCAAAGGCACGGCCTGCGGGAGCTGACCAAGGGCTCCCACGACATCAACTGCAACAGGGACATGAGGGACGCGCTCGGGGCCTTGGGACCGGTCGACGGCATCAACCCGGAACTCAGCAACTTGACTCTCAGCGTCACGACCCTCAACAAAGGGGACATCGTCATGGTGGCGAGCGACGGCCTCACGGACAACTTCGACCCGAACGTGTGTCGCTTCACCGTGAACAGTCGCCTGGGGGAGGCGCCATCGCGCGTCAGACGCACCCCCAGCACGACCGAGCCACCGGTAAAGCCCCCGAGGCGGTCCCAAAACAAGAACGCGCCCACGAGAGGCGCGGCTAGGGCGGTGACCGTGGCCGAGAACAAGACCAGCAGTCTGCGGAAGCAGATCTCTAGTCAGCAGAAGCAAGAGACGTCGAAGACGGCGAACAAGAGCGACACAGCACAAGGGTACAAGTTCTTGCGGTCGAAGACCACGATCGAGGTGAGGGCCGGGTCGGGAGGGATCTCGAGGCAGATCGCGCGAAACGAGGACGGGATCCCGTATGTGACGCCCCTCCAGCGATACGAACTGCAGTTGCTGTTGATCGAAGACGTGCTCAAAAACGGGATCAGTGGACGGGACCAACCGTGCACGACGGCGAAGAAGTTGTGCGAGAATCTCGTCAGTTTCACGTTCAGTATAACTTCGGCGAAACGACACACCCTGGAGGACCAAGAGTTGTATTTCGACAACCGAAATGGGGTGTTGGTGGAGGTGTCGCAACAAGAGAAGAAGATCAGGAGAAAACGAGGTCTGGAGAAGGTCCAGAATTTACCCGGGAAGTTGGATCACGTCACGGTGGTGGCGTGGAACGTCGGCAATTGTCAATAA
- the LOC138129889 gene encoding PP2C-like domain-containing protein CG9801 isoform X3 has protein sequence MPSLRKRVSSYFRQLSFHNEPRDKRHNINENSFVTKYLQGHSTLREGPPIIYGKNPTDLPNYELGEYETGHSSILGCYSGPNGGLTTVRRTEKHLSVPDPDIDFIDTQDENGGEDPSDPSALAPADDSSLPEEWSRKSELVYGVSDSLYDRNQVTDNKNGDPIADCFGVISRQNSAIVAVADGVNWGEKASIAAKSAVHGSLHYLNKTIFNDTRPFDSLTIKGDETSGPSAGFSNRVANTREIFVCLLRAFSCAHDLILENQGMLTTLTVAVVLPLKRRDDAQRYVCCVCNVGDTLAYVYSQRHGLRELTKGSHDINCNRDMRDALGALGPVDGINPELSNLTLSVTTLNKGDIVMVASDGLTDNFDPNVCRFTVNSRLGEAPSRVRRTPSTTEPPVKPPRRSQNKNAPTRGAARAVTVAENKTSSLRKQISSQQKQETSKTANKSDTAQGYKFLRSKTTIEVRAGSGGISRQIARNEDGIPYVTPLQRYELQLLLIEDVLKNGISGRDQPCTTAKKLCENLVSFTFSITSAKRHTLEDQELYFDNRNGVLVEVSQQEKKIRRKRGLEKVQNLPGKLDHVTVVAWNVGNCQ, from the exons ATGCCATCGCTAAGGAAACGAGTTTCGAGTTACTTTAGGCAGCTGAGCTTCCACAACGAACCCCGCGACAAAAGACACAACATAAACGAGAATTCCTTTGTGACAAAGTATCTCCAAGG CCACTCGACGCTGCGGGAGGGCCCCCCGATCATCTACGGCAAGAACCCGACCGATCTGCCCAACTATGAGCTCGGCGAGTACGAGACAGGCCACTCTTCCATCCTCGGCTGCTACTCGGGCCCCAACGGGGGCCTGACGACCGTGCGCCGCACCGAGAAGCACCTGTCGGTGCCCGACCCCGACATCGACTTCATCGACACCCAAGACGAGAACG GTGGGGAGGACCCTAGCGACCCGTCCGCCTTGGCCCCCGCCGACGACTCGTCCCTCCCCGAGGAGTGGAGCAGGAAGTCGGAGCTGGTGTACGGCGTGTCCGACTCGCTGTACGACCGGAACCAGGTGACAGACAACAAAAATGGCGACCCGATCGCCGATTGTTTCGGTGTAATCTCTCGTCAGAACTCGGCAATCGTCGCCGTCGCCGACGGGGTCAACTGGGGCGAGAAGGCGAGCATCGCCGCCAAGTCCGCCGTCCACGGCAGCCTCCACTATCTCAACAAGACGATCTTCAACGACACTCGACCGTTCGACAGTCTCACCATCAAAGGAGACGAAACGTCGGGTCCGTCCGCAGGTTTCTCCAATCGCGTCGCCAACACGCGCGAGATCTTCGTGTGTCTGTTGAGGGCGTTCAGCTGCGCGCACGACCTCATCCTCGAGAACCAGGGCATGTTGACGACCTTGACTGTGGCGGTGGTGCTGCCGTTGAAGCGTCGCGACGACGCTCAGCGGTACGTGTGTTGCGTGTGCAACGTGGGGGACACGCTCGCGTACGTCTACTCCCAAAGGCACGGCCTGCGGGAGCTGACCAAGGGCTCCCACGACATCAACTGCAACAGGGACATGAGGGACGCGCTCGGGGCCTTGGGACCGGTCGACGGCATCAACCCGGAACTCAGCAACTTGACTCTCAGCGTCACGACCCTCAACAAAGGGGACATCGTCATGGTGGCGAGCGACGGCCTCACGGACAACTTCGACCCGAACGTGTGTCGCTTCACCGTGAACAGTCGCCTGGGGGAGGCGCCATCGCGCGTCAGACGCACCCCCAGCACGACCGAGCCACCGGTAAAGCCCCCGAGGCGGTCCCAAAACAAGAACGCGCCCACGAGAGGCGCGGCTAGGGCGGTGACCGTGGCCGAGAACAAGACCAGCAGTCTGCGGAAGCAGATCTCTAGTCAGCAGAAGCAAGAGACGTCGAAGACGGCGAACAAGAGCGACACAGCACAAGGGTACAAGTTCTTGCGGTCGAAGACCACGATCGAGGTGAGGGCCGGGTCGGGAGGGATCTCGAGGCAGATCGCGCGAAACGAGGACGGGATCCCGTATGTGACGCCCCTCCAGCGATACGAACTGCAGTTGCTGTTGATCGAAGACGTGCTCAAAAACGGGATCAGTGGACGGGACCAACCGTGCACGACGGCGAAGAAGTTGTGCGAGAATCTCGTCAGTTTCACGTTCAGTATAACTTCGGCGAAACGACACACCCTGGAGGACCAAGAGTTGTATTTCGACAACCGAAATGGGGTGTTGGTGGAGGTGTCGCAACAAGAGAAGAAGATCAGGAGAAAACGAGGTCTGGAGAAGGTCCAGAATTTACCCGGGAAGTTGGATCACGTCACGGTGGTGGCGTGGAACGTCGGCAATTGTCAATAA
- the Dph2 gene encoding 2-(3-amino-3-carboxypropyl)histidine synthase subunit 2, giving the protein MSQFSTNEAVSLEKGVDPVINPATRPEFIDEVYETERCLEWIRSNNFQKVCLQFPDHLLSDSSEVALRLERSLNQIIYILADTAYESCCVDYVAAAHVTADAIIHFGPVCFSKTCATIPYLNIYEKSPLDLDRLHRCFTETFQNGGDNAVILLDTAFVHLQGEVQDKFPSSVVKSIDSDDLSLKNETVVFIGGRNQERKLPNLKFSHKPKNIYYFDQDEGPRLINYEQDEKVLRRRYFLIEKIKDSNTVGIVIGTLGVKNYLQAIERIKKLLKLHNKKYYMVSVGKPTVAKLANFPEIEIYVVVTCALNEIYDSRDFYKPIVTMYDVEVALNPSSSSLNFSYDYNDVISRPISDVISDSSDVSLLTGTIRGGSNVSMGSELVAKQEGAVALNTTHGAGFLAARSWKGLERDLGRSEVKMAEEGRRGIAQQYSEETH; this is encoded by the exons ATGTCGCAGTTTTCCACCAACGAGGCCGTCAGTCTGGAAAAGGGGGTCGATCCGGTGATAAATCCGGCGACAAGGCCGGAATTCATTGACGAAGTGTACGAAACCGAACGTTGTCTCGAATGGATCAGATCCAATAATTTCCAAAAA GTGTGTCTCCAATTCCCGGACCATCTTCTGTCCGACTCGTCTGAGGTGGCTCTGAGGTTAGAACGAAGCCTGAACCAGATCATCTACATTCTAGCAGACACAGCTTACGAAAG TTGTTGTGTCGACTACGTGGCCGCCGCTCACGTCACCGCCGACGCAATCATTCACTTTGGGCCAGTCTGTTTCTCGAAGACTTGCGCCACCATCCCGTACCTCAATATTTACGAGAAAAGTCCACTCGATCTGGACCGGTTGCATCGATGCTTCACTGAAACTTTCCAAAACGGCGGCGACAACGCCGTAATTCTACTAGACACCGCGTTCGTTCACCTCCAAg GCGAAGTTCAAGACAAGTTTCCATCTAGTGTTGTAAAATCCATTGATTCTGACGATCTGAGCTTAAAAAATGAGACAGTTGTGTTTATTGGGGGCCGAAATCAAGAACGAAAACTTCCTAACCTCAAATTTTCCCACAAAC CCaagaatatttattatttcgaTCAAGACGAAGGCCCCAGATTGATTAATTACGAGCAAGACGAAAAAGTCTTGCGTCGAAGGTATTttctaattgaaaaaattaaagatagCAATACTGTTGGTATAGTTATAGGGACATTGggggttaaaaattatttgcaagCCATCGAACGGataaaaaaactgttaaaacttcacaataaaaaatattacatgGTGAGCGTTGGCAAGCCTACAGTCGCCAAACTCGCCAACTTTCCAGAG ATTGAGATTTACGTCGTTGTAACTTGCGCTCTGAATGAAATCTACGACAGTCGAGATTTCTACAAGCCAATCGTGACGATGTACGACGTGGAAGTCGCCCTGAATCCCAGTTCTTCAAGTCTCAACTTCAGCTACGACTACAATGATGTGATTTCTAGACCAATTAGTGACGTAATTAGTGATTCCAGTGATGTGAGTTTGTTGACGGGGACCATCAGGGGTGGGTCTAACGTGTCGATGGGGAGTGAACTAGTCGCGAAACAGGAGGGAGCCGTCGCCTTGAATACTACTCACGGGGCGGGGTTTCTCGCCGCGCGTAGCTGGAAAGGGCTGGAGCGCGATTTGGGGCGGAGCGAAGTGAAAATGGCAGAGGAGGGGAGGCGCGGTATCGCTCAACAATACAGCGAAGAAACacactaa